The following proteins come from a genomic window of Aquimarina sp. MAR_2010_214:
- a CDS encoding helix-turn-helix domain-containing protein: MFLTKDYIASKNLHYKYRILSGGIGMMSILALPLVILICGDNQPIEHSAFSAGYFAVALSYVRHQIHNSKIEQKLLSKLQKGSANTNSLRHNYIIDLYGLSSVEREIMLLMIKGYDYYKISNEIYLSEETVLKHVSNIFRKIKIKNRAELISLITTENKEKSNQVINNSQNEIPKNIADEILEALNNFEETKGFLKKGLSIKELANKLKTNTKYLSKTINDHKNLNFNTYINQLRINYTIKLLQSNTKLRNYNVKHLAEEVGFNNAEAFSRAFRKVTEKKPSEYLKELPKK, translated from the coding sequence TTGTTCCTTACTAAGGACTATATCGCTTCAAAAAACCTTCATTATAAATATAGAATTCTCTCAGGAGGAATAGGAATGATGAGCATTTTAGCATTACCTCTTGTAATTTTAATTTGCGGAGATAATCAACCTATAGAACATTCTGCATTTAGTGCTGGTTATTTTGCTGTGGCATTATCATATGTAAGACATCAAATCCATAATTCAAAGATTGAACAAAAATTACTCTCAAAGTTGCAAAAGGGTTCTGCAAATACTAATAGTCTTAGACATAATTACATAATTGATTTGTATGGATTATCGAGTGTAGAAAGAGAAATTATGCTACTTATGATTAAAGGATATGATTATTATAAAATAAGTAACGAAATTTACCTTTCTGAAGAAACTGTTTTAAAACATGTATCCAACATTTTCAGAAAAATTAAAATTAAAAATCGCGCAGAACTAATATCATTAATTACTACGGAAAATAAGGAAAAATCAAATCAGGTCATCAATAATAGCCAAAATGAAATTCCAAAGAATATTGCTGATGAAATTCTAGAAGCTTTGAATAATTTTGAAGAAACAAAAGGCTTTCTAAAAAAAGGATTAAGCATAAAAGAATTGGCAAACAAACTCAAAACTAACACGAAATACTTATCCAAAACAATAAATGATCATAAAAACTTAAATTTTAATACCTATATCAACCAACTAAGGATCAATTACACAATTAAATTACTCCAGTCAAATACCAAATTAAGAAATTACAACGTAAAACATTTGGCAGAAGAGGTAGGTTTTAATAACGCAGAAGCTTTCTCCCGTGCTTTTCGAAAAGTAACAGAAAAAAAACCATCTGAATATTTGAAGGAATTACCAAAAAAATAA
- a CDS encoding GNAT family N-acetyltransferase has protein sequence MIKASKEDKEIITNLLWNTFIKLEFPNSINFVAKQDQKRPARLRYLMEYQFNVALKFGEIWLSDDKKGCILLLFPETKRVGLSSLLWEIKLAFYSIGIQNVIKVLKRESQLKKKHPKVPFIHFWLMAVTPESQGEGVGQKLLSEVLEKYKNSTKPIYLETTTQSNLKFYTKNGFNIFDNTHTLNYPLFFLKYEK, from the coding sequence ATGATCAAAGCTTCTAAAGAAGATAAAGAAATCATAACGAACCTGTTATGGAACACTTTTATTAAATTAGAATTTCCCAATTCCATAAATTTTGTAGCAAAACAGGATCAAAAACGCCCTGCCCGACTTCGGTATTTAATGGAATACCAATTTAACGTGGCGCTGAAATTTGGCGAAATATGGTTAAGCGATGATAAAAAGGGTTGTATACTATTACTGTTTCCTGAGACGAAAAGAGTAGGTCTTTCTTCACTTTTGTGGGAAATCAAACTTGCTTTTTACTCTATTGGGATTCAAAATGTAATAAAAGTTTTAAAACGTGAATCTCAACTTAAAAAAAAACATCCAAAAGTACCATTTATACATTTTTGGCTAATGGCAGTTACTCCTGAATCCCAAGGTGAAGGTGTTGGGCAAAAACTGTTGTCAGAAGTTTTAGAAAAATATAAAAACTCAACCAAGCCAATTTATCTGGAAACCACTACACAGAGTAACCTAAAGTTTTATACTAAAAATGGTTTTAACATTTTTGACAATACCCATACATTGAATTATCCTTTATTTTTTTTAAAATACGAAAAGTAG
- a CDS encoding UpxY family transcription antiterminator gives MTTSFKTGWHVLYVKSCQENKVHQLLQKNQIDSFLPMIKSIRQWSDRKKVIHKPLFPSYVFVKLNSSMDFHNALSMDGACTYIHFGREYARVREDEILKIKWFVNSEDISSIKASNGSFQVGEIRKIKLGALSGLECEILKVNNTNKMIVRLDSLSYKITASIPSYYLEQPSLI, from the coding sequence ATGACTACATCTTTTAAAACCGGTTGGCATGTTCTTTATGTAAAATCATGTCAGGAGAATAAAGTGCATCAACTTTTACAGAAAAATCAGATCGATTCTTTTTTGCCAATGATAAAATCCATAAGGCAATGGAGTGATCGTAAAAAAGTAATTCATAAACCGCTTTTTCCTTCTTACGTTTTTGTCAAACTAAATTCTTCAATGGATTTTCATAACGCTTTATCAATGGATGGAGCTTGTACTTATATTCATTTTGGAAGGGAATATGCAAGAGTTAGAGAAGATGAAATACTGAAGATTAAATGGTTTGTTAATTCAGAAGATATCAGTAGTATTAAAGCTAGTAACGGTTCATTTCAAGTTGGTGAAATTAGAAAAATTAAATTAGGGGCACTTAGTGGTTTAGAGTGCGAAATTCTAAAAGTTAATAATACCAATAAAATGATTGTACGCCTAGATTCATTGAGTTATAAGATTACTGCAAGTATACCTTCATATTATTTAGAACAACCTTCTTTAATATAA
- a CDS encoding non-ribosomal peptide synthetase gives MNTNLKNKIISNYWIDKVKEHLTVDNNHLTLSETERLFISRDDLTYFNKLTANHTLVEFTVLASIYGILLQRYFENVHFIGSSEVEPKQSLLYKVLSMSGFTLKQYMSEYKNEVKEVFKYSEYDVNSLQNKNLCNYTLFGFSFIGNFDSKKSSFPFCLSVDKNIDSFVFSVSYDSTFVIDNIPYSFLDSFKVLLVDLKKYINQYVDKLPLVSKDERKKILYSFNETKVDYPKDKTVVDLFEEQVNKTPDNIAVVFEDKKLTYKDLNEQSNQLANYLKDTYKVVPNDLIGIKLDRSEQLLITIFGVLKTGAAYVPIDINYPQDRIDYIEKDSNCKVVIDQQELNHYNKVKDQHVNKKLPRLTKPNYLAYIIYTSGTTGKPKGVMVEHGNVTAMLNWAKREFEAENFNILYAVTSHCFDLSVYEMFYPLIIGKKIKILDNVLSIGEEIQKDKKVLINTVPSGIRNFLSTKNILNNVSVINLAGEPFPVDVAKKLLTTNAEVRNLYGPSEDTTYSTVYKLSFDNEYASSIPIGRPISNSSCYILDSYLEPLPTNVIGKLYVSGAGVARGYLNRPDLTKEKFIANPFVAGERMYDTGDLARWLPDGNIEFLGRKDTQVKIRGYRIELEEIENTLLEFSEDIGQVVVGIADNTEGREKELVAYYTTGVTLDKSNLRSFLQEKLPSYMVPGYYIELDSVPLTPNGKIDKKSLPKVTKEALIQREYVAPRNEVEIQLVEIWQEVLGLNKIGVTDNFFELGGHSLLVGQIINKVYKELNKSITYKAFFENPVIEEVCKKISNRNYTAIPVTKSKDYYPLTTSQHRIWVLSQLEGGSKAYNMPGAVRLKGHLDISKFEEAFRILINRHEILRTNFIADELGTVHQYIIPKETNRFKISHLDISAYSEQSINELLLKEQATVFDLASGFLLKVTLLKREEKEYIFSLVMNHIIGDGWSIELLISEVISIYNALIQNKEYSLPELKIQYKDYAVWLQSELNKDTYKKSETYWLSKFEGELPVLELPNFKNRPKVQTYNGRTLTHHFSSRFLEKLKVFSKSNDATLFMTLMSGVNALLYRYTDQNDIIIGTPIAGREHPDLENQIGLYLNTLAIRTKIDGSNSFVELVEHQKQTLLSAYQHQNYPFDELVNQLNLERDTSRSALFDVLVVLQNQSQVSSITTDSNISGIQIEDYYVSRNTSQFDISFTFAETKRDKSLKLSIEYNTDIYDNYLVERIFTHFENLVSKAIKHSKASVSSINYLSKKEEKQLIELFNETKVDYPKDKTVVDLFEEQVNKTPDNIAVVFEDKKLTYKDLNEQSNQLANYLKDTYKVVPNDLIGIKLDRSEQLLITIFGVLKTGAAYVPIDINYPQDRIDYIEKDSNCKVVIDQQELNHYNKVKDQHVNKKLPRLTKPNYLAYIIYTSGTTGKPKGVMVEHGNVINLVYWFIQKFKITETTVSLQLTDVSFDPSVEDIFTTLSSGGMYHVISKDILLDIEKLRTYISLNKINILNYVPEYLGNLLLSNPKLESLKTVISGGEAISEQLKFNLLKAGYSIYNNYGPTETTVDALSSKLSSSLRVTLGSPIANTKSYILSNTLSLQPTNVIGKLYVSGAGVARGYLNRPDLTKEKFIANPFVAGERMYDTGDLARWLPDGNIEFLGRKDTQVKIRGYRIELEEIENTLLGFSEDIGQVVVGIADNTEGREKELVAYYTTGVTLDKSNLRSFLQEKLPSYMVPGYYIELDSVPLTPNGKIDKKSLPKVTKEALIQREYVAPRNEVEIQLVEIWQEVLGLNKIGVTDNFFELGGHSLKVTLLRNLLNRKFNTTVSFNDLYLKNTIRNQAFLIKETDKSIYQDISKVAVQDSYILSSSQQRIWMLSQFEGGNSAYNMPGLYLLEGNVDKEAIEKAFHSLLERHEILRTRFQEDTVTGKIRQHVYSLKESNFKFIYEESRFLNISDNDLEQIVKKEYNYNFNLSKDCLLRAKLIRVSKNQTLLLMVIHHIIADGWSVEIIKNELFHFYISHLFNRPNNLEPLKINYKEYAKWEQNQLDSGKAVKAQSYWKDQFRDEIPILELPSSQRRPKNKTYNGKSVYQTIDENNLDQLKALCKSNNCTLFMGVTAVLKFLLYKYSNQTDIIIGTPIAGREHSQLQNQIGVFINTLALRTKFSGNESFETFLNMVKEITLNAFEHQLYPFDKLVSELSLQRDLSRNPLFDVMVTLQNTDNSTFEKDKIPGLQIKDYKVTDEVTNKFDLEFILEEKDNKLEVTTIYNSHIFESEFITSLQKHIDIAIESCTNMPKEPLCKLPFLTKDEKFKLLNEFNDTKRHYDENSFLELFKEQVAIQADAIAVADEKQKYSYAELDLVSGQIAEFLTVNFEKEIDLIAVMLDRSAITIAVLLGILKAEKAYLPLDPTFPLERLRYIIGHSKAKVLVSSEELQSEITINTITTLTVNQILNESRYFKGKIPFTSSTNDTAYVIYTSGSTGNPKGVEISHSSLVNFLLSIKKEPGLHRKDILLAVTTFSFDISILEFFAPLISGAMVFIVSNETLLEPKNVIRLLEDVKPSIIQATPSFFQQLFDIGWRGESRLKVLCGGDVLSESLADKLVLSCLELWNMYGPTETTIWSTIHKINKPSEATIIGKPIANTCLYVLDQYLQLQSQGVVGDLYIGGAGLAKSYYRQEELTKQRFIKNPFREGLIYNTGDVVKWNANGELIFLGRNDNQVKIRGYRIELGDIETKMNTIPGISKAIVIAEKDPSGINFLVAIYTVELSVESNFIRSQLKRMLPYYMIPSQYVEIDSFPLTPNKKIDRKSLSINLKNSDQTLRSNYIPAKSVNEKKLEVIWKNILGIEKVGVNANFFDLGGHSLSITKLVAEIQKEFLVKLTLNKIFEYATIKEQSLLIENTQLVNQNKISEDTEESEFESFSI, from the coding sequence GTGAATACTAATTTAAAAAATAAGATAATATCAAACTATTGGATTGATAAGGTGAAAGAACACCTTACTGTTGACAATAATCATTTGACTTTAAGCGAAACTGAAAGGCTATTTATTTCAAGAGATGATTTGACTTATTTTAATAAATTAACTGCAAATCATACCTTGGTTGAATTTACTGTCTTAGCATCAATTTATGGAATTCTTTTGCAACGATATTTTGAAAATGTTCATTTTATTGGTTCATCTGAGGTAGAGCCAAAACAATCGCTTTTGTATAAGGTTTTAAGTATGAGCGGATTCACTTTAAAACAATATATGAGTGAATATAAAAATGAAGTAAAAGAGGTTTTTAAATATTCAGAGTATGATGTTAATTCTTTACAGAACAAAAATTTATGTAACTATACTTTATTTGGTTTTTCTTTTATTGGAAACTTTGATAGTAAAAAGTCTTCCTTTCCATTTTGTCTTTCAGTAGATAAGAATATTGATAGCTTTGTTTTTTCCGTTTCTTATGATAGTACTTTTGTTATAGATAATATTCCTTATAGTTTTTTAGATAGCTTTAAAGTTTTGTTGGTTGATTTAAAAAAGTATATAAATCAGTATGTGGATAAATTACCTCTTGTTTCAAAAGATGAACGGAAAAAGATTTTATATTCATTTAATGAAACAAAAGTTGACTATCCTAAAGACAAGACTGTAGTTGATCTTTTTGAAGAACAAGTAAATAAAACACCAGATAATATAGCGGTGGTTTTTGAAGATAAAAAGCTTACCTATAAAGATCTCAATGAGCAATCTAATCAACTAGCAAATTATTTAAAAGACACCTATAAAGTAGTTCCTAACGATTTAATAGGGATTAAACTAGATAGATCAGAGCAATTGCTTATTACCATTTTTGGGGTATTAAAAACAGGAGCAGCTTATGTGCCTATTGATATTAATTATCCACAAGATCGAATAGACTATATTGAAAAGGATAGTAATTGCAAAGTAGTAATTGATCAGCAAGAGTTGAATCATTACAACAAAGTGAAAGATCAACATGTAAATAAAAAATTACCAAGACTTACTAAACCGAATTATCTAGCCTATATAATTTATACCTCGGGGACTACAGGAAAACCCAAAGGAGTAATGGTAGAGCATGGAAATGTAACTGCCATGCTTAATTGGGCAAAAAGAGAATTTGAAGCAGAAAACTTCAATATATTGTATGCAGTAACCTCTCATTGTTTTGATTTATCTGTATACGAAATGTTTTATCCTTTAATAATCGGTAAAAAGATAAAAATATTAGATAATGTTTTATCAATAGGAGAGGAAATACAAAAAGATAAAAAAGTATTAATTAATACTGTTCCGTCAGGTATAAGAAATTTTCTTAGCACTAAGAATATTTTAAATAATGTGTCTGTGATCAATCTTGCGGGAGAACCATTTCCTGTTGATGTTGCAAAAAAACTCCTTACCACAAATGCAGAAGTTAGAAATCTTTATGGACCATCAGAAGATACTACCTACAGTACAGTTTACAAACTGTCATTTGATAATGAATATGCTTCTAGTATTCCAATAGGCAGACCAATATCGAATTCGAGTTGTTACATTTTAGATTCATATTTAGAGCCTTTACCCACAAATGTAATAGGTAAGTTGTATGTATCTGGAGCTGGAGTTGCTAGGGGTTACCTAAATAGACCTGACCTAACCAAAGAGAAATTTATAGCTAACCCTTTTGTAGCTGGAGAACGGATGTATGATACAGGTGATCTAGCAAGGTGGCTCCCGGATGGCAACATAGAGTTTTTAGGTAGAAAAGATACTCAGGTGAAAATTCGTGGATATCGTATTGAACTTGAAGAGATTGAAAATACGCTTCTAGAATTTTCAGAAGATATAGGGCAAGTAGTAGTGGGTATTGCAGACAATACCGAAGGAAGAGAGAAAGAACTGGTAGCTTATTATACGACTGGTGTTACGTTGGATAAGTCGAATTTAAGAAGTTTTCTTCAGGAAAAGTTGCCTTCCTACATGGTTCCGGGTTACTATATAGAGTTGGATTCAGTTCCGTTAACCCCTAATGGTAAGATAGACAAGAAGTCACTTCCTAAAGTAACTAAAGAAGCTTTAATCCAAAGAGAATATGTAGCACCAAGAAACGAAGTAGAGATACAACTCGTAGAGATATGGCAAGAAGTGTTAGGCTTAAACAAGATCGGAGTTACTGATAATTTCTTTGAATTGGGAGGACATAGTCTATTAGTAGGCCAAATCATCAATAAGGTTTATAAAGAATTAAACAAGAGTATTACCTATAAAGCGTTTTTTGAAAACCCTGTCATAGAAGAAGTATGCAAAAAGATTTCTAATAGAAACTATACTGCAATTCCGGTAACTAAATCAAAAGATTATTATCCTTTAACTACTTCTCAACATAGAATATGGGTTTTAAGCCAATTAGAAGGCGGAAGTAAGGCCTATAACATGCCAGGAGCAGTTAGGTTAAAAGGTCATCTGGATATTTCAAAATTTGAAGAAGCATTTAGAATTTTAATAAATCGTCATGAAATATTAAGGACTAACTTCATTGCAGATGAATTAGGAACCGTACATCAATATATCATTCCTAAAGAGACTAATAGATTTAAAATATCTCATCTGGATATAAGTGCTTATTCAGAACAATCCATTAATGAACTTCTTCTAAAAGAACAAGCGACGGTTTTTGATCTGGCCAGTGGTTTTTTACTAAAAGTAACATTGCTAAAAAGAGAAGAAAAAGAGTATATATTTTCACTGGTTATGAACCATATCATAGGTGATGGATGGTCTATAGAGTTGTTAATATCAGAAGTTATTTCTATATACAATGCTCTTATTCAAAACAAAGAATACTCGCTTCCTGAATTAAAGATTCAGTATAAAGATTATGCGGTATGGTTACAATCGGAATTAAATAAAGACACGTATAAAAAGTCTGAGACCTATTGGTTAAGTAAGTTTGAGGGTGAGCTTCCGGTTTTGGAACTGCCAAATTTTAAGAATAGACCCAAAGTTCAGACTTATAATGGAAGAACCTTAACTCATCATTTTTCCAGCAGATTTTTAGAGAAGCTAAAAGTATTTTCAAAATCTAATGATGCAACACTGTTTATGACGTTAATGTCAGGAGTTAATGCTCTTTTATATCGTTATACAGATCAAAACGATATTATTATAGGCACACCTATTGCAGGGAGAGAGCATCCGGATTTGGAAAATCAAATTGGGTTGTATCTAAATACTTTAGCCATACGAACCAAGATAGACGGATCAAATTCTTTTGTAGAATTAGTAGAACATCAGAAACAAACATTATTATCAGCTTACCAGCATCAAAATTATCCGTTTGATGAATTGGTGAACCAGCTAAACTTAGAGAGAGACACCTCGCGGTCTGCTTTATTTGATGTTCTAGTTGTATTACAAAATCAATCACAGGTAAGTAGTATTACTACAGATAGTAATATTTCAGGAATACAAATTGAGGACTATTATGTAAGCAGAAATACTTCCCAGTTTGATATAAGTTTTACTTTTGCAGAAACAAAAAGAGATAAAAGTTTAAAACTTAGTATAGAATATAATACCGATATCTATGATAACTATTTGGTAGAACGAATATTTACTCATTTTGAAAATTTAGTATCTAAGGCTATTAAGCATTCAAAGGCTTCGGTATCTTCGATAAATTATCTTTCAAAGAAAGAGGAAAAGCAATTAATAGAATTGTTTAATGAAACAAAAGTTGACTATCCTAAAGACAAGACTGTAGTTGATCTTTTTGAAGAACAAGTAAATAAAACACCAGATAATATAGCGGTGGTTTTTGAAGATAAAAAGCTTACCTATAAAGATCTCAATGAGCAATCTAATCAACTAGCAAATTATTTAAAAGACACCTATAAAGTAGTTCCTAACGATTTAATAGGGATTAAACTAGATAGATCAGAGCAATTGCTTATTACCATTTTTGGGGTATTAAAAACAGGAGCAGCTTATGTGCCTATTGATATTAATTATCCACAAGATCGAATAGACTATATTGAAAAGGATAGTAATTGCAAAGTAGTAATTGATCAGCAAGAGTTGAATCATTACAACAAAGTGAAAGATCAACATGTAAATAAAAAATTACCAAGACTTACTAAACCGAATTATCTAGCCTATATAATTTATACCTCGGGGACTACAGGAAAACCCAAAGGAGTAATGGTAGAGCATGGAAATGTTATTAATCTAGTTTATTGGTTTATCCAGAAGTTTAAGATTACCGAAACTACAGTTTCATTACAACTAACAGATGTTTCTTTTGACCCGAGTGTTGAAGATATTTTTACTACACTTTCATCAGGTGGAATGTATCATGTCATTTCAAAAGATATTTTATTAGATATAGAAAAGCTTAGAACATACATAAGTTTAAATAAAATTAATATACTTAATTATGTGCCGGAATACCTAGGAAATTTATTATTAAGTAATCCAAAATTAGAATCATTAAAAACCGTAATTTCAGGAGGAGAAGCAATTTCCGAGCAATTAAAGTTTAACCTTTTAAAAGCAGGATATAGTATATATAATAATTACGGTCCTACAGAAACTACGGTCGATGCTTTAAGTTCAAAATTATCTAGTAGTTTACGAGTGACCTTAGGTAGTCCAATTGCAAATACCAAATCGTATATATTATCTAACACCCTATCATTACAACCCACAAATGTAATAGGTAAGTTGTATGTATCTGGAGCTGGAGTTGCCAGGGGTTACCTAAATAGACCTGACCTAACCAAAGAGAAATTTATAGCTAACCCTTTTGTAGCTGGAGAACGGATGTATGATACAGGTGATCTAGCAAGGTGGCTTCCGGATGGTAACATAGAGTTTTTAGGTAGAAAAGATACTCAGGTAAAAATTCGTGGATATCGTATTGAACTTGAAGAGATTGAAAATACGCTTCTAGGATTTTCAGAAGATATAGGGCAAGTAGTAGTGGGTATTGCAGACAATACCGAAGGAAGAGAGAAAGAACTGGTAGCTTATTATACGACTGGTGTTACGTTGGATAAGTCGAATTTAAGAAGTTTTCTTCAGGAAAAGTTGCCTTCCTACATGGTTCCGGGTTACTATATAGAGTTGGATTCAGTTCCGTTAACCCCTAATGGTAAGATAGACAAGAAGTCACTTCCTAAAGTAACTAAAGAAGCTCTAATCCAAAGAGAATATGTAGCACCAAGAAACGAAGTAGAGATACAACTCGTAGAGATATGGCAAGAAGTGTTAGGCTTAAACAAGATCGGGGTTACTGATAATTTCTTTGAATTGGGAGGACATAGTTTAAAAGTGACTCTACTTAGAAACTTATTAAATCGAAAATTTAATACAACTGTTAGTTTTAATGATCTTTATTTAAAAAACACGATTAGAAATCAAGCTTTTTTAATCAAAGAAACTGACAAATCAATCTATCAAGATATTTCTAAGGTAGCGGTTCAGGATAGCTACATACTATCATCTTCACAACAACGGATTTGGATGTTAAGTCAGTTTGAAGGTGGTAATAGTGCATATAATATGCCTGGATTGTATTTGTTGGAAGGAAATGTAGATAAAGAAGCAATAGAAAAAGCCTTCCATTCCCTTTTAGAAAGACATGAGATCTTAAGAACTAGATTTCAAGAGGATACTGTCACAGGAAAAATAAGACAACATGTCTATTCTTTAAAAGAAAGTAATTTTAAATTTATATATGAAGAAAGCCGTTTTTTAAATATTTCAGATAATGATTTAGAACAAATTGTAAAAAAAGAATATAACTATAATTTCAATTTATCAAAAGACTGTTTATTAAGAGCAAAACTTATAAGGGTTTCCAAAAATCAAACGTTACTGTTGATGGTAATTCATCATATTATTGCTGATGGCTGGTCTGTCGAAATTATAAAAAATGAATTATTCCATTTTTATATCTCTCATTTGTTTAACAGGCCGAACAATCTTGAACCATTAAAAATTAATTATAAAGAATATGCCAAATGGGAACAAAACCAATTAGATTCAGGTAAAGCTGTGAAAGCACAATCTTATTGGAAAGATCAATTTCGAGATGAGATTCCTATACTTGAACTTCCTTCAAGTCAGAGGAGACCAAAGAATAAAACATATAATGGAAAATCAGTCTATCAAACGATTGATGAAAACAATCTCGATCAATTAAAAGCTCTTTGTAAATCCAATAATTGCACGCTATTCATGGGGGTAACAGCGGTGCTTAAATTCTTATTGTATAAATATAGTAATCAAACCGATATTATCATCGGAACTCCAATAGCAGGAAGGGAACATTCTCAATTGCAAAACCAAATAGGTGTATTCATTAATACTTTGGCTTTAAGAACTAAATTCAGCGGTAATGAATCTTTTGAAACATTCCTCAATATGGTAAAAGAAATCACCTTGAACGCTTTTGAGCATCAATTATACCCTTTTGATAAGTTAGTTAGCGAATTGTCTCTACAAAGAGATTTAAGTCGTAATCCTTTATTTGATGTAATGGTGACATTACAAAATACAGATAATAGTACTTTTGAAAAAGATAAAATACCAGGATTACAGATAAAAGATTACAAGGTAACTGATGAAGTAACTAATAAGTTTGATTTAGAATTTATTTTGGAAGAAAAAGACAATAAATTAGAAGTTACTACAATATATAATTCTCATATTTTCGAATCAGAATTTATTACAAGTTTACAGAAGCATATAGATATTGCTATAGAAAGCTGTACTAATATGCCCAAAGAACCGCTTTGTAAACTTCCTTTCCTTACTAAGGACGAAAAATTTAAATTGTTAAACGAATTTAATGATACTAAGCGACACTACGATGAGAATTCTTTTTTAGAGCTTTTTAAAGAGCAAGTTGCTATTCAAGCAGATGCCATAGCGGTTGCTGATGAGAAACAAAAATATTCCTACGCTGAATTAGATTTGGTATCTGGGCAAATTGCAGAATTCTTAACTGTAAATTTTGAAAAAGAAATTGATTTAATTGCAGTAATGCTGGATCGTTCTGCAATAACTATTGCAGTTTTATTAGGTATATTGAAGGCAGAAAAAGCTTATTTACCTTTAGATCCAACTTTTCCATTAGAACGACTCAGGTATATTATAGGACATAGCAAAGCCAAAGTTTTAGTTAGCAGTGAAGAATTACAGTCTGAAATAACTATAAATACTATCACTACATTAACAGTGAACCAAATTTTGAATGAAAGTCGTTATTTTAAAGGTAAAATACCTTTTACTTCTTCTACAAATGATACTGCATATGTCATTTATACTTCCGGTTCAACAGGTAACCCTAAAGGCGTAGAAATATCCCATAGTTCGCTGGTGAATTTTTTATTGAGTATTAAAAAAGAACCAGGTCTTCATAGAAAAGATATTTTATTGGCAGTTACAACATTTTCTTTTGATATTTCTATACTTGAGTTTTTTGCACCACTAATTTCCGGGGCTATGGTCTTTATAGTGAGCAATGAGACATTACTTGAACCTAAAAATGTTATTAGGCTTTTAGAAGATGTAAAACCCTCGATAATTCAGGCTACACCAAGTTTTTTTCAACAATTATTCGATATAGGCTGGAGAGGGGAGAGTCGTTTAAAGGTACTATGTGGAGGTGATGTATTAAGCGAATCTTTAGCAGATAAATTAGTGTTGTCATGTTTAGAATTATGGAATATGTATGGTCCTACGGAAACGACTATTTGGTCTACCATACATAAAATAAATAAACCAAGTGAGGCAACTATAATTGGAAAACCTATTGCTAACACCTGCTTGTATGTTTTAGATCAGTATTTGCAATTACAATCTCAAGGAGTGGTTGGTGACTTGTATATAGGAGGTGCGGGGTTAGCAAAAAGTTACTACCGGCAAGAAGAATTGACAAAGCAAAGATTTATTAAAAACCCATTTAGGGAAGGATTGATATATAACACAGGAGATGTTGTAAAATGGAATGCCAATGGAGAACTGATTTTTTTAGGTAGAAATGATAATCAAGTAAAAATTAGGGGTTATCGTATCGAATTGGGAGATATAGAAACTAAAATGAACACAATCCCCGGTATTTCGAAAGCAATTGTAATAGCTGAAAAAGACCCTTCAGGTATTAATTTTTTGGTTGCTATTTATACAGTTGAATTAAGTGTTGAAAGTAATTTTATTCGATCGCAGCTCAAACGAATGCTACCATATTATATGATCCCATCTCAGTATGTAGAAATAGACTCTTTTCCTCTGACGCCTAATAAAAAAATAGATCGTAAATCTTTGTCAATTAATCTAAAAAATTCTGATCAAACTTTGCGATCAAATTATATTCCTGCAAAGTCAGTTAATGAAAAAAAGTTAGAAGTAATTTGGAAAAATATACTTGGCATAGAAAAGGTTGGGGTGAACGCTAATTTTTTTGATTTAGGAGGTCATAGTCTAAGTATTACCAAATTAGTTGCAGAAATTCAAAAAGAATTTTTGGTAAAATTAACGTTGAATAAGATCTTTGAATATGCCACGATAAAAGAACAATCTTTACTAATAGAAAATACGCAATTAGTTAATCAAAACAAAATATCCGAGGATACTGAAGAATCAGAATTTGAAAGTTTCTCGATCTAG